AGTATCAATTTCTATTTCATTGAAATGAAATATACTATTTCCATTGAAATGCCGGCGTCTTACTATGGATTGTACCCTGGCGTAAAGCTCAGACAAATGAAAGGGTTTGATCAGGTAATCATCAGCACCCAGACTTAATCCTTCAATTTTCTGATCTAAAGAATTGCGTGCAGAAATAATCAGTACACCGTCTGCTTTATTTATTTTTTTTAAATATTTTAATAGTTGAAGACCTTCTCCGTCAGGCAGGGTCAAGTCCAGTAAAATACAATCATAATCATAAATGGATAGCTTCTGGTAACCTTGTTCATAGGTAGATGCATGATCACAAATGTTTCCCTCAACTGTCAGATATTGATTAATACTGTTTCTCAGGCTTTCTTCATCCTCAACAATTAGAAATTTCATAAATAAATATAATGTTAAAATCTGAAGACTTTTTGAAGCTTAATTAATTTAAGAATGCAATAATTTTATTATTAAAATCCATGTTAGAATTGATTTAGATCAATACTGAATTGATAAGAGACATAATATTACAACCAAAGCATCGTATCATTACTATTAACAGCATCTAATTCCTAAGAAAACTATGTTTGAAATACCCTATTTAGAGAATTGTGCCGAAATCTTAGAAAAAAGATTTAAGAATAAAGTTCTGCAAAAAGTTGACCTTCAATGTGAAAAATCTATAAATGTTTCTAGAGAAATACTAAGTGAAAGCATTGTCGAACATGAATTAAAAAGAGTATGGCGAGATGGTTTGTCACTGAGGTTACAATTCAAGAGTTATTCTGTCTTGGAGCTAAGTTTCTCAACTTCTGCTTTCATTCAGGTAATAGAACAAAATTTGAAGGCAGATCCTTTTTTACTGAATCTCCATTTTAGCGGAGGATCAATTATTTCTGTAAAAGATACCCGAAAATCAAGTACGTTTCGATTGAATCCTATCAATACAGATATTCCTGATGCCTTAAGTAAAGAATTCACCTTTAATTATTTAATAGGTTTATTTTCTAATAAAAGTGAAGAAATTAAGTGTGTATTGATGGATCAAAATCTGATTAGAGGAATTGGAGAAGCCTATGCGGATGAAATTCTTTGGTATGCTGGAATCTCTCCTTTTTCAATAGTAAGTAAGATTCCACTTGTTAAGGTAAAGCTGCTATACAAAACAATCAAATATGTTTTTATTGATGCTATTAAACAAGTAAGAAAAATAAATCCTATAGGATATAATAAAACAGATAATAATTTATTGTTGATTCATAATATAAGCAAAAAGAATAGTCCAACTGGAGGAATGATTAAAATGAAAGTTATTTCTGATAAAAAAGTCTATTATACTGATGAGCAATACCTCTATATATAACCAGAATCTGAAATAAGTTTGAATATATATTGAGTATTCAAGACATATTTAAAACGGATAGTAGCCCCTATGGCTAATTTGCTTTTAATTAAGAAAATATTCAGACATATGCTAAAACTTTCTAATTCACTTCTATTAATCGATAAAAATCAAAAAAGTCACTTCGGAGATTCTATTCAAATACCCCATTAAGTTGATAAATGCTTTATAATAATAAATTTATTGGGTTTGTATTCAATTTCTCACCAACCTCAATAAGCATAATACCTTTATTCTTTGCAAAAATGTTAGCTCCACTCTCAAAAGTACTAGTAGTAATCATCACAGGTTTAACTCCCATATCAGAAACTTGAGAAGCTTTTGCCCAAAACTCTTCCACATCATCAATTGGAACTTTATGAGTTCTGTAATCTTTACATTCAATTAAATAAAGAAGTATTCTTCGTTCGGCACCTTCAGGCAAAACTTCCAAGCTAATATCAAAAATGATATTCTTTTCTCTTGTAACAGAATAATATGGCTGTTTTTTAAATACTTTACAGCATGATGGAAGTAAGCCAAATTTGAAATTATTTAACGCCTCTTGTACTAAATTGTACGATAAAGTTTCAAATGCCTCTCCTTGCTCGTAAGTCTTTTTCATAAACCATTATTATTAATTTTCATGTAAAGAACTGAAACGCAATTTAAAAAGTTTTCAAATGCCTTTAATGAAATAATTATGCAAGTTATTAACAATAAGTTACTCACTCCTTCTGGTTTCGACCGAAACACACATGAAAAATTACAGATATTGAAAGTTGTCTGCTCCTTATCTACCTCTCCCATTTTTGCCTTCAACTAATGTGACCACATCTTCATATTTGTAGTAAATAAGCCCTCCTACTTTATTAAACTTTAGAGCACCATTATTTCTCAAACTCTGCAACGTTCCAGGCGATATACTTAAAAGCTTTCGAACCTCATAACTTTTCAACCATTCCTTTTGCTCGCTTTGCTTATGTAACTTTTGCCCAGGTCTTCTAAGTTCTACAAACAGCTCTAATTTAAACTTTTCAAGATCTTCTTTAGTGATAAATTCCAATATTGCCATATTTTGTATATTTAAACTTGATGGTACAAAATTGGAAATGAAAAATTGTTGATCTTGACAATCTACTAGGTAGTACCTAAAATTAATTAGTTACAGTAACATATTACAGTTAAATTAACTATAAATTGAACTTCCTAGAGATTAATTTAAGCAAAAATATATAAGATAATATTTGCGGTTTAAGCTAGCAATCAGTATATTGCATAAACAAATTGTTCTTTAAAATTGGTCAAACCGTATCAAAATAACTGGTGCCTAATTTGGTGCCCACATTGAAATGACGATCGAATATCATTCATAACTTGCTCATTTAGTACCACTTGGAATATTAGGTTATTATCCCAGCGGGATCACGAAATGCCTCAATGCAAATTGGGGCATTTTGCATTAAAGAATATTTCTATCTCCTGCTACTTTCAACTTCATTCCGGATCAAATTATAAACTTGTGGATCAGGGATTAAATTTCAAGTTTTGGGTTTGATATTTTTTTAGTTCAAAGCAGATGGTTACGATTTTTTAATAAGCCAATTACTTCCTGATTTTATAGTTCAATTTATCATTATTAAACGCTCCTGATTACTTTGATAAGAGATCGGCCAACGCTTCAGCGGAATTCTTAGGGGGAGGAAAGATCCTGATTTTTCCAGACTTGCTACTTTTACGAAAGTTCTCTGATGCTTTTTCGGTTTCCATTGATTGTTTCATTGTGCCCGGTACAGAACTTTTGAAACAACCTGTACTCCAAACTGCTGCTTTAAAAATGAAATCGCCCAGGATTCCCTTTGAAAATTTACCCTTTAAACTTCCCATAATAAATAAATGCTTTTCCACCAATGTAAGCTATTCGCGTTAAAGATTATCCTGATGCGTAAAAAATGTCCGCAATTGTCCGCAGCTGTCTGCAATTGTCCGCAGTTGTCCGTGGGTTAGTCCAAGGGAAAATTATAATTTCATTAATCTTCATCCGGTTATGACCTAAGTTGTGCCTAAATAGAGATCGGGGTGATACCAGGTTGTAAACAGCCTTTAAGCATACTTACTCTAAGTCATTTCAACTAGTTGTTTTTACTTGGACTTACCATGGACTCACGTTACTTTAGCATTGCTCTCACCCTAACGAGTACTCGGGCAGTACTCAGGCAGTACCCGGCCGATATAGATTCATTATTTAGCTATTTTGAATTTATTTATTAACAGCCCGGCTTGTTTCGGCTGAGTCATTCCCATGCCAATTGAAAGCTTTCAGCGCAACTTCCAGAGGCATAACAGCATCCGTGATAGCAAAGACTTTCTGTTTAGCGTGTCAAAATTTATGCTTAAAAAGCCTGCTTCACAAGTTGATGACTTGATCCTTCATTTCTGTGTTATGATCTATATAAACAACCGGAAGCCTATCATAAATTTGAAGACATCTTTGGGTACCACTAAACTTAGTTATCATACCTAACTGAGATTGTGTAATCCAGATGGTATGTGTAAATTGCAATATAATTTAGGAGCGATATGAAAAAAGAAACTAAAGACAATCTTAAAAAACTTCCAAAAACATGCGTTACCGAATTATCTGATAATGAGCGTCTAAATAAAGATATATTTCGTTCTGATTTTGATAAACTTAAACTCTTTACCAAAATGTTACGCACAAATAATCTTTTCAATAAGGCAGTGATTATTCATAAGTAGTTTATATGGACGTTTTAGATGAAGTATTACTGCGATTTTGGAGTTCTTTAAATAATCATGATGTAAAATATATTATGGTTGGTGGATTTGCTACTAGATTTCATGGTTTTAACCGAAGTACTGATGACCTGGATATTTGGTTGTACGATACCCTGGATAATAGAAAAAATCTCAGGGCTGCATTTAATGAATTATTTTGCATATCAACCAACTAATAGCTAATAAAAAAGCTGTAAACAGACCAAAAGATCAAATCGACGTAATTGAGTTGGAAAAAATCAGGGAATTTAGAGATCATAAATAATTATGTTTCTTAATTGATATTACGTAATTTGGAAAATAGTAATTGCAGCTCAAACGTATCGAAATAAATGGTGAGTGATTCGGTGAATCGAATTTAAAAACCAAACCAAATACTATTTAAACGCTGATATTTGAACTAGATTCGAATCCCAGCGGGATCATAGAAAAGCTTCACTGAAAGTGAGGCTTTTTGTTAAATACTGCCAAAACTACTACCTGATCCATTTCTATGACAACTTTAAATTAACAGTCAGTGAAAATCACTCCATTCTCTTATAATTAGAAAGTAAAACACACAATTTATCCTACACCCTTGACATTGCCTTAAATTCCGTAGGTCTCATATTTGTCAATTGGTGAAAATTATTACTGAATGCAGCTATATTAGAATATCCAATCTCATACGCGATTTCTGTCATATTCAGATCGCTGTCTTTAATCAATTCCATAGCCCGGATAATCCTCAACATTTTTATATACTGAATAAAGGTGATTTGAAGTTTTGTCTGAAATAATCTGGTCAGACTTCTTACACTCATGCCCCATTGCCTGGCAGTACTTTCTAAAGTAAGGTTTTCATTCAGCATACCCCGAAGCTGACCAACAATGACCTGGAGCCGCTGATCGTTAGTAGTAGGAAGTTGAATCGAAAACTTTTTGAGGTTTTCTTTAGGCAGCACGTTTCTCAGTGTTGTAAAAAACTCAAATTCCCACGATCCTTTAAAATAATCACCGTGCCATTTTTCGCTAAAAGATAGCATTTCAGATAAGAGCTTACTCACCGGATAAATACCCAATTCATTATAAAATCCGCTGGAACTTTCTCCCGGAAAATAAATGTTGATGATATACAGATCCTGCGTATTGAACATCAGGTTATGTGGATAATTTTTGGGTATCCAGATATAATGACTGGACGGAATATAGAAATCCTTTTCGTCTGTTTGCAGGTAAGCAATCCCTCCAAAAACTAATAGTAACTGAGCTTTATCATGTTGATGTGAAGGCAGACGTTGCTCGGTTTGCTGCCGCACCACCAAAATAGAATCAGGATTCTGGTCAACACTATTTACAAGTTGCTTAAGAATATCCATATGGCCGAATATAACAAATATTAGGCTTATTATATAAAAAGATACTTTACCAGTATGAATAATTTTGATATGTAAATAATAATAGAATCATTATGAAACAGAAAATCACAAACCCAAATAAAAATTTTGAGCTTGTAACAGAAGAGAAATCTTGTGATCATGTAGAATCCAATTCAGCAGAAGAAATTGAAGCACTTAATCTCTTCTTGCTTGCTTATCCTTTCATGCCCATGATCGATTTAACCCTTGTTTTCAATGAATTAAGAAAGATGGTAAAAAACTGGTTCTTAAACAAAAAAGAACATACAAATCATTAATAAATGCTTCAATCCAAGTAAAAGCTTGCAAATTATATGATTGCAAGCTTTTACATTTTAAGGAATACACATAAAAAATGACATGATCCGAGGTATTTCTTCTCCTTGTAATTTTTACCCGTTGTAATTTGGATCAAATTCCACAATCCATTCAATGCCATATTTATCTCTAAACATTCCTGCATATGTGCCCCAGGGACTGTCGCCAATCTGCCCTTCAATATCACCGCCTGCTGACAGTCCGTTAAATATATTATCTGCCTCTTCCTTACTTTCGACACTCAATGCTATTTTTGACCGGTTTTCGTTTTCACTTACCTGTCCCATAAATTCAGGAACGTCATTGGCTATTAACAAATTATTTAGGCCAATAGGCAAAGCAATGTACATGAGTTTATCTGCGTCATTAGCTGCTACCGGAAATTCGGCAGTTGCCAGTTCTTTGAAACGAATGATCTTTGTGAACTCTCCTCCAAAAACTGATTTGTAAAAGGTGAATGCTTCTTCGGCATTGCCATTGAAGTTAATCCAGGGATTGATTGCTTTCATAATTTTATCTTAAGTGGTTAATCTTTTTATTATTTCTGCTTTAATGTATTAAAGCAAATTATCAATTTTAATAATGTCAGCTGTAACATCCCTCAAAAATGGGACTACCTCATATTCAAACCATGAATTTTTCTTTTGCCAGATCTTATTTCTTGGTGATGGGTGTACAATTGGTAAAAATGAAGGCAGGTAATTCCTGAAATCCCTCACCCTTTCTGTAAGTGTCGTATTCTTTATATCTTTCAAATAATAGTTTTGGGCATACTGGCCGATAAGCATGATCAACCTGATATCATTCATTTCGGCAAGTAAAGGCTGATGCCATCGGGGTGCACATTCAGGACGAGGAGGAAGATCTCCTGAAATACCTTTACCGGGATAACAAAACCCCATTGGAACTAAAGCAAACAGTTTATCATCGTAGAACTGCTCCTTACTCACCCCTAACCACCTTCTTAACTCATTTCCACTCTGATCATCCCATGGAATACCACTATTCTGAACCTTTTGTCCGGGCGCCTGCCCTATGATCACAATCTTAGATTCAACACTAGCCTGCACAACAGGCCTTGGAAAATTAGGTAATTTACCCTTACAGATTGTACAAGACCGGATCTCTTCTAAAAGCTCTTCCACTGGTTTAAGATTAAAGGACAAAAATAATAAGAATATATTATTTTAGCGTAATGGAACCTATTTCCCTTACCAAATCACAAGCCCGTAAAATTATCATTAACGCTGCCGGTCTCGCCAGGAAAGCACAATTCGGAGAAGGAATCGAAGCCGTTTACCGGGTAATCGACCATTTAGGGTTTGTACAACTGGATACAAATTACGTCGTAGAGCGCGCGCATCACCACGTAATGGCCGCACGCATACCAGACTATCAAACAGAATGGCTCGCTGAACTTTCTGAAGATGGGCGCATATTTGAGTACTTCACTTCAGATGCTGGTTATCTCCCTGGCCACGACTTTCGCTATTCATTGCCTGTTAAAGAAGCATTTGCAAATAATGGAAAACCGATGACTCCGGCAGAAACCCGGATGATGAAAATAGCGCTTGACCGGGTAGAACGTGAAGGGCCTTTGATGGTAAGTGATTTCGATGACGACAGAATAGAAGCAAGTACTGGCTGGTGGGACTGGCGGCCAGCTAAAGTAGCACTCGAACGCCTTTATCTGGAGGGCCATCTCATGATCAGCCGTACCAAAGCCTTCCAGAAAATATACAACCTGCCGCTCAACCTGATATCTCCGGAAACAGACCTGACTATGCCAGCAAAGGAAGAATTTGCCAGGTACATTATCCGCCGTACACTTGGCGCACTGGGAATAGCCTATGTTAAAGAGTTAATATGGCGGGCAAGGCGCGTAAAAGGAAATATGGTAAAAACCGAACTGGAGAAAATGGTTGCAGACGGCGAAGTGCAAATAGTTAAGGTTGATGGACTAAAAAGCGCGCCGCTGTATATATTATCGGATCAGAACCTTGATATTAAACTAGCTGAAGATGTCTTCATCCTATCCCCTTTTGATATCCTTAACGTCTTTCGTCACCGCTTAAAGGACTTCTTTAATTTCGATTACCAGATTGAATGTTTTGTACCGGCCGCTAAGCGCAAATATGGTTATTTCTCGCTGCCCATACTTTCTGGTGATACTTTTATTGCACGGATGGATGCGAAAGCCGACCGCAAACAAAAAGTGCTGATCATCCATAATCTGCATTTTGAACTAATTGAGCTCGACCAGATTGCTATTGAAAAAATTATCGAAGCTTTAAAAGCCTTCGTTTTATTCAATCAATGCAGGAATATCATTTTCAGGAAATCCAATAATGAGACGTACCTGGAAGTTATAAAAAAAGGCCTTTCCAATTAGATTCAATGACTTTCCTGACCGCTATTTCTTCTCAAAATGTTTTTCTAACCGGCATGATCTTAAAGATATGGATCTGGTTAGCAGATCAGTCTATTACTATATTGCACCATCCCGTTTTTGAATATCATGAACTGTTCGGTTATACTTATCATATATCATTTTAAAAGGTTCATAATTACTAGCTGGCTTCCACTTTTCTATTGTGGTATGCGTATTTCCTTTAGTAAACGTTTCCGAATTTATTAAAGTCCCCTTCCTGCTGTCTTTAAATTCAAAATCAACTGTTGATAGTAAGTACTGTTCAACCAGATCAGGTAGCGCTTTAAAATTTACAGCATCACTTTTTATTCTTATTTTATTGTGTTTCTGCTTGTAAGGGAATAACTTATTTGGCCACCATGGTTTTTCTTTCTGAGTACATATGGGTAATTCATTTACAAAAATGATATACTCGTCGTAATCCTCATTTCTGGAATCCGAATAAATAATGGTATCAATGCTATTCCATTTGATGAAACAAGAACAGTCAAATAAAGCCATTTCAAAATTAATTCCATCTGGATTGAAAACCAATTGATTGCTATTGGATTCTACAGTTTTTGAAGGACTGAAACCAAATACGAATATGTCAATAGTATTGGGATGATGATAAAAGCTCCGATAACAACCCAGCCGTAAAATGGGACGCCTTCATTTTTCAGGACTGCGAAATAAAGCAATGCACAGCCTGTTAAAAAGAAAATGACAAGCGGAATAATAAAGAATAAAACGGGATTTTTTTCAATTATTTTCTTCATAAAACCTCAATGCACTGCATTACTCATTTAATAAAGATAACATTTTGATACACATCAAAAAAAACAATTAAATATTATACCCTTTGACGTTAATGCGAAAGGAACTTTCTTTACTGTACAGAAAGCACTTCCGCTGCTGAATGACAGAGGCGTTATATTAATGGTATTGATCTGGTTGCCGACGGTGGTATGACCCAGGTATAATTTATAAAAACAGTATTTTACGATTTATATTTCAGAAGTAGTTAAACCAAATTTTTGTTTAAATGAAAAATAGAAATGGGACAAGTTTTCAAAACCTAAATCCAAATAAAAATCTGCTGCCTTTTGTTGCTTGTATTTAATTAAATAATAGGCTTCATCCAATCTTTTCTCTCGCAACCATTGCTTTGGGGTGGAGCCAAATATTTTAGTAAAATCTCTTTTAAATCCTGAAAGGCTTCGTCCTGTGAGGCTGGCAAAAGATTCTACAGATACGTTAAACATATAGTTTTGGTTCATAAACTCTTCCAGATCCATCTTGTAGGGCTCAGAAAAATCAAATAAAATTTGCTTAAAATCAGGATTGCTTTGTAAAAGCAACTCTATCGCTTCCCTGATTTTTAAATCTGCCAATCGCGGCGTCGCTTCTTTTTTCTTATTCACGTAAGGAGACAATGAAATGAAATAATTTTGCAGAAAATCATCAGGCTCAAAAAATAATTTCTGCTTTCCTTTGTAATGGTTTTCTATTACAATTTTATTTTCAATCGCATATTGCTGCAAGGTTTCTTTATCTAGTGTAATGGAAAGAAACTGGTATTTTCCCGACTTTGAAGGATATTTCACCGTTCGGATGAGCTGATTTTTCCTAACTAATACAACCGTACTTTCAGGAATAACAGTATTTCCATCTGCGTGGAAAGCGTGTGTTTCGCCAGATAATTGAAATCCCAAAAAATGTTCAGGAATAAACTCTTCATACCCTCTGTGCTTTTCAAAAGCGCATGAATACACCAACCTGTCGAATATTATCTCGCGCTTTCCTTCCATATTGTAAATATCCTAAATTTTAATAAAGTACAACTGCTCCCGTACTTGCTATTTCTTTATCCTGTTCTGGAGACCCTCCAGATGAAGCAATTGCACCAATTATATTTCCTTCTTTGTTTTTTAGAACAACACCCCCGGCAACCGTCAATAATCCATCGTTTGAATTCAGCATTCCATACCCATGCAATTCCGCACCTGCAATTATAGTTCCCATCACGTCACTATCCACACCAAACATTACAGCTGTTCTTGCTTTTTTTACTGCGAAATCTATAACACCATAAACACTGTCTAATCTTGCAAAAGCCACCGGGTGCCCGCCTGCATCTACAACTGCAATACTAACAGGAATATTTAATTTTTTCGCCTTTTCTATGGAAGCATTCAGCGCTTTTGCCGCTTGATTATAAGTTATATTCATATTTGATTAGCTTTTAGCCGTCCAGGCATCTGTCTGTAATTGTTTTATAAAATCTTCAGTTTCTTTGGGATGTACATTTCTAAAGTTTGAATTCTCATCTAAAGCTACCTCTACAATACAATCAGCCATAGACTGTGGGTCTAACTGATTTGCTAATGCTTCTGCTGTACCGTCAAAAGCAGATGGAGGTGTGAAATTAACTTCAGGATTGTACCAACGGGAAATAGTATCTACACCACGGTCATTAAAACCAGTTCCAAAAACACCAGGGTTACAAGTCGCAATTTTAATATTGAATGGTGCCAATTCTGTTCTTAAGCCTTCTGCTATAGAGCCCATTGCGTGTTTCGATGCACAATAAGCAGCAACATAAGGAACTGTCCATAATTCACCCATAGAAGTGGTGAAAACAATTTTACCGGTTTTTTTCTGGTCTATAAATTTTTTAATAAAACCCTGAGCCAATTGCAGTCCGCCGAAAACATTCACATCAAACATCGAACGGATTAAATCTATTGGTTGTTCAGCAATTGGCCCCCCTTCCATAATTCCGGCATTACTGATTAAGATATCGATATCATATTTTTGTGTGATATAAGTGATATCTTTTGAATTGGTCACATCCAATTTATCAACAATAAGTTCTATTCCCTGCTCTTTTGCTTCTCTTATCAAATCGCTCATTTGGGGATAAACTTGTGTTGTGGCAATTACTTTGTATCCTTTTTTTGCTAAATCAAATGCAGCGATTTTTCC
The sequence above is drawn from the Pedobacter cryoconitis genome and encodes:
- a CDS encoding response regulator transcription factor — protein: MKFLIVEDEESLRNSINQYLTVEGNICDHASTYEQGYQKLSIYDYDCILLDLTLPDGEGLQLLKYLKKINKADGVLIISARNSLDQKIEGLSLGADDYLIKPFHLSELYARVQSIVRRRHFNGNSIFHFNEIEIDTTAKETKVNGKPVYLTRKEFELLLYFVVNKNKVISKAAAVVHIWGDDADMADSFDFIYTHIKNVRKKLTDSGCKDYFHSVYGVGYKFTDS
- a CDS encoding DNA-formamidopyrimidine glycosylase family protein, giving the protein MFEIPYLENCAEILEKRFKNKVLQKVDLQCEKSINVSREILSESIVEHELKRVWRDGLSLRLQFKSYSVLELSFSTSAFIQVIEQNLKADPFLLNLHFSGGSIISVKDTRKSSTFRLNPINTDIPDALSKEFTFNYLIGLFSNKSEEIKCVLMDQNLIRGIGEAYADEILWYAGISPFSIVSKIPLVKVKLLYKTIKYVFIDAIKQVRKINPIGYNKTDNNLLLIHNISKKNSPTGGMIKMKVISDKKVYYTDEQYLYI
- a CDS encoding restriction endonuclease codes for the protein MKKTYEQGEAFETLSYNLVQEALNNFKFGLLPSCCKVFKKQPYYSVTREKNIIFDISLEVLPEGAERRILLYLIECKDYRTHKVPIDDVEEFWAKASQVSDMGVKPVMITTSTFESGANIFAKNKGIMLIEVGEKLNTNPINLLL
- a CDS encoding helix-turn-helix domain-containing protein, whose protein sequence is MAILEFITKEDLEKFKLELFVELRRPGQKLHKQSEQKEWLKSYEVRKLLSISPGTLQSLRNNGALKFNKVGGLIYYKYEDVVTLVEGKNGRGR
- a CDS encoding AraC family transcriptional regulator, whose translation is MDILKQLVNSVDQNPDSILVVRQQTEQRLPSHQHDKAQLLLVFGGIAYLQTDEKDFYIPSSHYIWIPKNYPHNLMFNTQDLYIINIYFPGESSSGFYNELGIYPVSKLLSEMLSFSEKWHGDYFKGSWEFEFFTTLRNVLPKENLKKFSIQLPTTNDQRLQVIVGQLRGMLNENLTLESTARQWGMSVRSLTRLFQTKLQITFIQYIKMLRIIRAMELIKDSDLNMTEIAYEIGYSNIAAFSNNFHQLTNMRPTEFKAMSRV
- a CDS encoding VOC family protein; its protein translation is MKAINPWINFNGNAEEAFTFYKSVFGGEFTKIIRFKELATAEFPVAANDADKLMYIALPIGLNNLLIANDVPEFMGQVSENENRSKIALSVESKEEADNIFNGLSAGGDIEGQIGDSPWGTYAGMFRDKYGIEWIVEFDPNYNG
- a CDS encoding uracil-DNA glycosylase family protein, whose protein sequence is MEELLEEIRSCTICKGKLPNFPRPVVQASVESKIVIIGQAPGQKVQNSGIPWDDQSGNELRRWLGVSKEQFYDDKLFALVPMGFCYPGKGISGDLPPRPECAPRWHQPLLAEMNDIRLIMLIGQYAQNYYLKDIKNTTLTERVRDFRNYLPSFLPIVHPSPRNKIWQKKNSWFEYEVVPFLRDVTADIIKIDNLL
- a CDS encoding winged helix-turn-helix domain-containing protein, coding for MEPISLTKSQARKIIINAAGLARKAQFGEGIEAVYRVIDHLGFVQLDTNYVVERAHHHVMAARIPDYQTEWLAELSEDGRIFEYFTSDAGYLPGHDFRYSLPVKEAFANNGKPMTPAETRMMKIALDRVEREGPLMVSDFDDDRIEASTGWWDWRPAKVALERLYLEGHLMISRTKAFQKIYNLPLNLISPETDLTMPAKEEFARYIIRRTLGALGIAYVKELIWRARRVKGNMVKTELEKMVADGEVQIVKVDGLKSAPLYILSDQNLDIKLAEDVFILSPFDILNVFRHRLKDFFNFDYQIECFVPAAKRKYGYFSLPILSGDTFIARMDAKADRKQKVLIIHNLHFELIELDQIAIEKIIEALKAFVLFNQCRNIIFRKSNNETYLEVIKKGLSN
- a CDS encoding helix-turn-helix domain-containing protein; its protein translation is MEGKREIIFDRLVYSCAFEKHRGYEEFIPEHFLGFQLSGETHAFHADGNTVIPESTVVLVRKNQLIRTVKYPSKSGKYQFLSITLDKETLQQYAIENKIVIENHYKGKQKLFFEPDDFLQNYFISLSPYVNKKKEATPRLADLKIREAIELLLQSNPDFKQILFDFSEPYKMDLEEFMNQNYMFNVSVESFASLTGRSLSGFKRDFTKIFGSTPKQWLREKRLDEAYYLIKYKQQKAADFYLDLGFENLSHFYFSFKQKFGLTTSEI
- a CDS encoding GlcG/HbpS family heme-binding protein, with amino-acid sequence MNITYNQAAKALNASIEKAKKLNIPVSIAVVDAGGHPVAFARLDSVYGVIDFAVKKARTAVMFGVDSDVMGTIIAGAELHGYGMLNSNDGLLTVAGGVVLKNKEGNIIGAIASSGGSPEQDKEIASTGAVVLY
- a CDS encoding SDR family oxidoreductase; amino-acid sequence: MIKITLGDAGNLSYSNEPPDNTKMDFTAIKCMPDQTKFVLYILNDKKMSKTILITGAASGFGKIAAFDLAKKGYKVIATTQVYPQMSDLIREAKEQGIELIVDKLDVTNSKDITYITQKYDIDILISNAGIMEGGPIAEQPIDLIRSMFDVNVFGGLQLAQGFIKKFIDQKKTGKIVFTTSMGELWTVPYVAAYCASKHAMGSIAEGLRTELAPFNIKIATCNPGVFGTGFNDRGVDTISRWYNPEVNFTPPSAFDGTAEALANQLDPQSMADCIVEVALDENSNFRNVHPKETEDFIKQLQTDAWTAKS